The Castanea sativa cultivar Marrone di Chiusa Pesio chromosome 4, ASM4071231v1 sequence AGCttttgttctcaattttaataactcattactcaaaaaattgagttaaaatagaaattgagtttcaatggCATACTTGTAAATCTGAGCAAATGTGTAAGACCGGCAGTTATAAATTGTTTCCATCAAGTCAGACcacatttaattttgtttttttcaggATAAAATAATTTCCgaaaatgtttttcatatatGGTGGGACTTAAATATTGCCTTAGGCATGCCCTCCTTGTGGTTAAGGCAAGGCAAGAGGTAAGGGATGGCCGACTCTCAGAATATCACTGGCGGTGCGTACAAGGTTTGGGAACGAATTCACCGCTGTATTTAGTGAACATATATAATTGTATCTCATgatcaatttcttcttcttctgcttcttcttcttctatttatttatttttaattcaactTCATGATTAATTTCTAATTACACCAAAAGGACACTTATTTTAATGGCGTAAACcacttttgaagaaaaaaacaaacaaatggatTTCATCCCCACTACCCTCACCCTTCTACCTTATGCCATCATTACCACCTCAACGCTATCTACAACATCCACTACCGCTTGTTTGTCATTTTCAACCCGACCCCATTGCTACTGCTCACCACCCACCACTGGCCACCATCTTTGCCActttcctcccccccccccccctcccccaccaccattgttggaaatttttttggtaaacactagaagaatattttttgaatgacaaccaaacaaaaaacaagtcattttcttcaaaatgcacttttttcactaaaaatatttttcacatttattttcCCCCAAAACAAATAGGGCCTTACCAATAAAACAAAAGCGTTCCAAAGCATCCACAACATGGGCTTATCACTAGATCATGTTGGAGAACTGAATGGGGCTTGGAAAATGATTCATTTGATTAGGAGAAATTGACATAAAGCTCTTTTATCAATATTACAAATATGCGCATATAGAATATTCAGAACGTTTGAAAACTACCCTGCATGTTCTTTGTAGGTAATAATCACTCACATGGTCTTAACAACTTTGCACCTTTCTTAGTCTTTTAATGGATGACAGGCTTGAGAGGATGAGCCCTCAGTTTTGACAAATCAAGATGAGCATCAAGGTCCTCGTCGAGCTCCCCAACTACGCTTCTACAACATTCAAGGAATTTAGATTATAATATAgcatgtagttttttttttgttggggggggagggggtgtGGAATTCTCAccaagggaaaaagaaaatggataaAAAGAAAGTTTAAAGGTATTACATGTTGTCACCCCTGATTATGTACAAACCCAACACAAGTTGTTGAACACCTTCCTGCAAGTCAGAAGTGTGAAGTCAGgttattttgagagagagagagagagagagaggggaaggAGGGGGGGGGCAGTAAATGTGTAATTTGTTCCATTCAGTGAACTATATATAGAAATTCCAAATTCAGCAGAATACACTTGCAAAAAGAATGTCTACCGGAAAGAAGCTAATAAAATTCTCTATCAGGTTGGCCAAATGTTGAGAAATccagtggaaaaaaaaaatactatataaaatgttttagaTTCTGAAATTAACCTTCTCCAATTGACTCACACACCATAGGAGTAAAACAAACTGTAACTGAAGGCTTATCATAGTAAGGATACAAACCTTTGTGGAGTAGACACGCTCATGAGATTCATCAAGGATAATATTTGTAGCCTGGTCAAAGCCTTTTAAGACTCCCTAAATGAAAAACCAACTTTGTAAAAACAATTAATACATCATTCATAAGATTTAGCAAGCATTGGACTAATATCATGTAACATACCACTATGTTCCGTCCATCATTTGTGATAACTGAAATTGTTTCTGCACACaggaaataatttaaaaatatagtaaagaaaatgaataataaataaatgaagccCCAAACCATCTGGGCGAAAAGTGCAGGACAAAAAAACACTTAGAACTACCCAGGTCTACATCACTCTTTTCCAGTCTTACACAGGCACAGGCACACTCGCACACACAAAGTTTACTAACcagttttgaaaagattttaTCTCTTGCTTTGAAACACGACTAAAGGAGTAAAGTGGGATCCTATGAAGCTCCAAAGTTAGAAGTTTAAGCAACAGTTTTATTAGGCACACTTCAAAAGCCAAGGTGCACCAAGTTACAAGTATGAAAAGCTTACACCTCAATACACCTAGACTCATACCTTGACTAAAATTTGGTAAAACACCCTGTAGATTGtcatatatatacatgaaaCACAGAAGCAATAAAATGGGTTTATCAGAAATTTGCTTACGATCTACAAGAGATTCAAGTCCAGGGCCACCTGACATTTTGAGGCTCCCAAAATCTATATGAGAGACTCCTCTACAAGATAGGTTATGAACCaattttctggaaaaaaaaaaaaagaaaaaaagaaagagaaaagatcATAAGTTCCTAAATAGACAGTTTACATAAATTAATTGGAGCATATTATAAGCGCTATAAATGTCACGACCCAAACTATAATCCAAATTTGCAAGCATGAACAGCATGTTACTAC is a genomic window containing:
- the LOC142630287 gene encoding sm-like protein LSM8 — encoded protein: MSGGPGLESLVDQTISVITNDGRNIVGVLKGFDQATNIILDESHERVYSTKEGVQQLVLGLYIIRGDNISVVGELDEDLDAHLDLSKLRAHPLKPVIH